The following are from one region of the Ochotona princeps isolate mOchPri1 chromosome 15, mOchPri1.hap1, whole genome shotgun sequence genome:
- the L3MBTL2 gene encoding lethal(3)malignant brain tumor-like protein 2: MEKPRGVEEAPSAEPMEEEEETDDLELFGGYDSFRSYNSSVGSESSSYLGESSDPENEDREAGELPTSPLHLLSPGTPRSVDGSGSEPAVCEMCGIVGTREAFFSKTKRFCSVSCSRSYSSNSKKASILARLQGKPPTKKAKVLHKAAWSAKIGAFLHSQGTGQLADGTPTGQDALVLGFDWGKFLKDHSYKAAPVSCFKHVPLYDQWEDVMKGMKVEVLNSDAVLPSRVYWIASVIQAAGYRVLLRYEGFENDSSHDFWCNLGTVDVHPIGWCAINSKILVPPRTIHARFTDWKSYLMKRLVGSRTLPVDFHIKMVESMKYPFRQGMRLEVVDKSQVSRTRMAVVDTVIGGRLRLLYEDGDSDDDFWCHMWSPLIHPVGWSRRVGHGIKMSERRGDMAHHPTFRKIYCDAVPYLFKKVRAVYTEGGWFEEGMKLEAIDPLNLGNICVATVCKVLLDGYLMICVDGGPSTDGSDWFCYHASSHAIFPATFCQKNEIELTPPKGYEAQTFSWEAYLEKTKSKAAPSRLFNMDCPNHGFKVGMKLEAVDLMEPRLICVATVKRVVHRLLSIHFDGWDNEYDQWVDCESPDIYPVGWCELTGYQLQPPVATEPATPLKAKEATKKKKKQFGKKRKRIPPAKTRPLRQASKKPLLDDEPPSARTSEPAADDIIAVCVKEEHLDATSPGKAATPELPVAVEHIKQETHD, translated from the exons ATGGAGAAACCCCGGGGCGTCGAG GAGGCCCCGTCGGCAGAACCgatggaggaagaagaggagacgGACGACTTGGAGCTGTTCGGGGGCTATGACAGCTTCCGGAGCTACAACAGCAGCGTGGGCAGTGAGAGCAGCTCCTACCTGGGGGAgtcgagtgacccagaaaatgaGGACCGAGAGGCTGGAGAGCTGCCCACATcacccctgcacctgctcagcCCAGGGACACCCCGCTCTGTGGATGGCAGCGGCTCAGAGCCAG CCGTCTGTGAGATGTGTGGCATCGTGGGCACCAGGGAAGCCTTCTTCTCCAAGACCAAGAGGTTCTGCAGCGTCTCCTGTTCCAGGAGCTATTCCTCCAACTCCAAGAAAGCCAGCATCTTGGCCCGCTTACAG GGAAAACCACCGACCAAGAAAGCCAAGGTGCTGCACAAGGCAGCCTGGTCTGCCAAAATTGGGGCCTTCCTGCACTCCCAGGGCACTGGGCAGCTGGCAGACGGCACACCCACAGGGCAGGATG CGCTGGTGTTGGGTTTCGACTGGGGCAAGTTCCTGAAGGATCACAGTTACAAAGCTGCCCCTGTCAGCTGCTTCAAACAC GTCCCACTCTATGACCAGTGGGAGGACGTGATGAAGGGCATGAAGGTGGAGGTGCTCAACAGCGATGCTGTGCTCCCCAGCCGTGTGTACTGGATCGCCTCCGTGATCCAGGCTGCAG GGTACCGTGTGCTCCTTCGGTACGAAGGCTTTGAGAATGACTCCAGCCATGACTTCTGGTGCAATCTGGGAACCGTGGACGTTCACCCCATTGGCTGGTGTGCCATCAACAGCAAGATCCTGGTGCCCCCACGGA CCATCCATGCCAGATTCACAGACTGGAAGAGCTACCTCATGAAGCGACTGGTGGGATCCCGGACACTTCCCGTGGATTTCCACATCAAG ATGGTGGAGAGCATGAAGTACCCCTTTCGCCAGGGGATGCGGCTGGAGGTGGTAGACAAGTCCCAGGTATCCCGGACCCGCATGGCCGTGGTGGACACAGTCATTGGCGGTCGCCTGCGGCTCCTCTATGAGGATGGGGACAGTGATGATGACTTCTGGTGCCACATGTGGAGCCCCCTGATCCACCCAGTgggctggtcccggcgggtgggCCACGGCATCAAGATGTCAG AGAGGCGTGGCGACATGGCCCATCATCCCACCTTCCGGAAAATCTACTGTGACGCCGTTCCTTACCTGTTCAAAAAG GTCCGAGCTGTCTACACCGAAGGCGGCTGGTTTGAGGAGGGGATGAAGCTGGAGGCCATCGACCCCCTGAATCTGGGCAACATCTGTGTGGCCACCGTCTGCAAG GTGCTCCTGGATGGCTATCTGATGATCTGTGTGGACGGCGGGCCCTCCACCGACGGCTCGGACTGGTTCTGTTACCATGCctcctcccatgccatcttcccAGCCACCTTTTGCCAAAAAAACGAAATTGAGCTCACGCCTCCAAAAG gatACGAGGCGCAGACCTTCAGCTGGGAAGCCTACCTGGAGAAAACCAAATCAAAAGCAGCTCCGTCCCGGCTCTTCAACATG gacTGCCCCAACCATGGCTTCAAGGTGGGCATGAAGCTGGAGGCCGTGGACCTGATGGAGCCCCGGCTCATCTGCGTGGCCACTGTGAAGCGTGTGGTCCATCGGCTGCTCAGCATCCACTTTGATGGTTGGGACAACGAGTACGACCAGTGGGTGGACTGCGAGTCCCCAGACATCTACCCCGTGGGCTGGTGTGAGCTCACCGGCTACCAgctgcagcctcctgtggctACAG AACCTGCAACACCTCTGAAGGCCAAGGAGGccacgaagaagaagaagaagcagtttGGGAAGAAAA GGAAAAGGATCCCACCAGCCAAGACCCGGCCCCTCAGACAGGCGTCCAAGAAGCCCCTCCTGGATGACGAGCCGCCAAGCGCCAGGACCTCGGAACCCGCTGCCGATGACA TCATCGCTGTGTGTGTGAAGGAGGAACACTTGGACGCGACCTCCCCTGGCAAGGCCGCAACCCCAGAGCTGCCCGTCGCCGTGGAGCACATCAAGCAGGAGACCCACGACTGA